In Alphaproteobacteria bacterium, a genomic segment contains:
- a CDS encoding imidazolonepropionase: MTAQWDLLYTNCRAATMAPGVPYGLIDDAAIAVADGKIAYIGPRAALPAGIAALARDLGGVCVTPGLIDCHTHLVFGGDRADEFELRLTGTTYQEIQRAGGGIRATVRKTRAADEDNLFAAALWRVRRLMTEGVTTIEIKSGYGLDLDSEARMLRVARRLGRELPVTIKTTALCAHTVPPEFAGKADDYVAEIADRMLPALAREGLVDAVDGFCDSIGFTHAQTARVFDAARALGLPVKLHADQVSAFGGAEVAARYGALSAEHLEYASETGIAAMAEAGTVAVILPGAYYYLRETTKPPIDLFRKHGVAMAVSTDFNPGSSPLASLLTAMNMACTFFMMTPEETLAGVTRHAAAALGMAQTHGTLETGKAADLVVWPTANPGELSYWVGALTPARIVQNGKEREPD; encoded by the coding sequence ATGACCGCGCAATGGGATCTGCTCTATACGAATTGCCGTGCGGCGACGATGGCGCCGGGCGTGCCCTACGGCCTGATTGACGACGCTGCGATCGCCGTCGCGGACGGCAAGATCGCCTATATCGGCCCCCGCGCGGCCTTACCCGCCGGAATAGCGGCCCTCGCGCGCGATCTAGGCGGGGTTTGCGTCACACCGGGATTGATCGACTGTCACACCCATTTGGTCTTCGGCGGCGATCGCGCCGACGAATTCGAACTGCGCTTGACCGGCACAACCTATCAGGAAATCCAACGCGCGGGCGGCGGCATTCGCGCCACGGTCCGCAAGACGCGCGCCGCCGACGAAGACAATTTGTTCGCCGCCGCGTTATGGCGCGTGCGGCGCCTGATGACCGAAGGCGTTACGACCATCGAGATCAAGTCGGGTTACGGTCTCGATCTCGACAGCGAGGCGCGCATGCTGCGCGTCGCACGCCGCCTGGGCCGTGAATTGCCGGTGACGATCAAGACGACGGCGTTGTGCGCGCATACCGTGCCGCCCGAATTCGCCGGCAAAGCCGACGATTACGTCGCCGAGATCGCGGATCGGATGTTGCCCGCCCTCGCGCGCGAAGGCCTGGTCGATGCGGTCGACGGGTTCTGCGACAGTATCGGCTTCACCCATGCGCAAACCGCACGCGTTTTCGACGCGGCCCGCGCGCTAGGTTTACCCGTGAAGCTGCATGCCGATCAGGTTTCCGCTTTCGGCGGCGCGGAGGTCGCGGCGCGCTACGGCGCGCTGTCCGCCGAACATCTCGAATACGCCTCCGAAACCGGGATCGCCGCAATGGCCGAAGCCGGTACCGTCGCGGTCATTCTGCCCGGCGCCTATTACTATCTGCGCGAAACGACCAAGCCGCCGATCGATCTGTTCCGCAAGCACGGCGTCGCGATGGCGGTTTCGACCGATTTCAATCCCGGCTCCAGCCCGCTTGCCTCGCTACTGACCGCAATGAACATGGCATGCACCTTCTTCATGATGACGCCCGAGGAGACGCTCGCCGGCGTCACGCGGCACGCGGCGGCGGCCTTGGGCATGGCGCAGACGCATGGCACACTCGAAACCGGGAAGGCCGCCGATCTCGTCGTTTGGCCGACCGCCAATCCCGGCGAACTCAGCTACTGGGTCGGCGCATTGACGCCCGCGCGTATTGTTCAGAACGGGAAAGAACGCGAGCCTGATTAA
- the hutH gene encoding histidine ammonia-lyase, producing MIQTLQLSAGAVPIATLRAIAQAPCALQFADNDWERIAGSADALTRRLGEGKPIYGVNTGFGKFSQKRIDDASLDELQLNLVLSHCTGSGPLLDDSVMRLVLALKAIGLARGHSAVRANIVHALLALLAAQAYPCVPAKGSVGASGDLTPLAHMSAVLIGRGTARVGGTTVGGDAALAAAGVAPLRLGPKEGLALLNGTQVTTALALSGLFAAENVFAAAIVTGMLSLEACKGISTPFDPRIHAARGHRGQMDVAAAYRRLLDGSGIWASHRNEHRVQDPYSLRCQPQVMGACLDLIRNAAATLTIEANAVSDNPIVFADTGEILSGGNFHAEPVGFAADTLALAIAEIGGMSERRTALLMDSTLSGLPAFLTDNPGLNSGFMVAQISAAALASENKCLSHPGTVDSIPTAAGQEDHVSMATYAARRLGEMASNAAGIVAIELLAACQGLDYLAPLKTSPVLLKAHEAVRAKVPHLDRDREFAPDIAAATRLIESGFFRDLVPELTLG from the coding sequence ATGATCCAAACGCTTCAACTTTCCGCCGGTGCAGTACCGATCGCGACATTGCGCGCGATCGCCCAAGCGCCCTGCGCGCTCCAATTCGCCGATAATGATTGGGAACGCATCGCCGGATCGGCCGACGCGCTGACCCGCCGCTTGGGCGAAGGCAAGCCGATCTACGGCGTCAACACCGGCTTCGGAAAATTCTCCCAAAAGCGTATCGACGACGCGAGCCTGGATGAACTGCAGCTCAATCTCGTGCTGTCGCATTGCACGGGATCCGGGCCGCTGCTGGATGATTCCGTCATGCGCCTCGTTCTGGCGTTGAAGGCGATCGGCCTCGCGCGCGGCCATTCGGCGGTACGCGCGAACATCGTGCACGCGCTGCTCGCCCTGCTCGCTGCCCAAGCCTATCCTTGCGTGCCCGCGAAAGGTTCGGTGGGCGCCTCGGGCGATCTCACGCCGCTCGCGCATATGTCGGCCGTATTGATCGGGCGCGGCACGGCGCGCGTCGGCGGAACGACTGTTGGCGGCGACGCCGCACTGGCCGCCGCCGGGGTCGCGCCGTTGCGCCTGGGCCCAAAGGAAGGGCTCGCCCTTCTCAACGGCACGCAAGTTACCACCGCGCTGGCCCTTTCCGGACTGTTCGCCGCCGAGAATGTATTCGCCGCCGCCATTGTCACCGGCATGTTGTCGCTGGAAGCGTGCAAGGGCATTTCCACGCCCTTCGATCCACGCATCCACGCGGCGCGCGGCCATCGCGGGCAGATGGATGTCGCCGCCGCCTATCGCCGCTTGCTCGACGGCAGCGGTATTTGGGCATCGCATCGCAACGAGCATCGCGTACAGGATCCGTATTCACTGCGCTGTCAGCCGCAGGTGATGGGGGCGTGCCTCGACCTTATCCGTAATGCCGCCGCGACCTTGACGATCGAAGCCAACGCCGTATCCGACAATCCGATCGTATTCGCCGATACGGGCGAGATTCTGTCCGGCGGCAATTTCCACGCCGAACCGGTCGGCTTCGCCGCCGATACGCTGGCGCTGGCGATCGCGGAGATCGGCGGCATGTCCGAACGGCGAACCGCCCTGCTGATGGACAGCACGTTGAGCGGCCTGCCCGCATTCCTGACCGACAATCCCGGCCTTAATTCGGGCTTCATGGTCGCGCAAATCTCGGCCGCCGCTTTGGCGTCGGAGAATAAATGCTTGTCGCATCCCGGAACGGTCGACAGCATTCCGACCGCCGCGGGCCAGGAGGACCACGTCTCGATGGCGACCTACGCGGCGCGGCGTTTGGGTGAAATGGCATCGAACGCGGCGGGGATCGTGGCCATCGAGTTGCTGGCCGCGTGCCAGGGGCTCGATTATCTCGCCCCGCTGAAGACCTCGCCCGTTCTGCTGAAGGCCCATGAAGCCGTGCGCGCGAAAGTGCCGCATCTCGATCGCGATCGGGAATTCGCGCCCGATATCGCCGCCGCGACGCGATTGATCGAGAGCGGATTTTTCCGCGATCTCGTGCCCGAATTGACGCTGGGCTAG
- the hutC gene encoding histidine utilization repressor, with the protein MNEYDDAMPAYEQVKRFITDHIQSGKWEAGRRVPSEIELVEQLGVSKMTVNRAMRELTAAGIIVRRQGVGSFVSKTKPQSALLEMRDIAEEIEARGNRHSAEMKVLETITLEKSDAEAIGMRPGLRVFHSLIVHRENDTPVQLEERWIDPAVFPNYISVDFSKVTPYRYLRGSVEATEIEHIIHAILPNPQARELLEVPDGEPCLLLFRRTWAGDTLATSSQFLFPGSSYALGSRYRLDSLGQRPNSLPLSSRIADDAASQAFAGPRPTGGKKRRGA; encoded by the coding sequence ATGAACGAGTACGACGACGCGATGCCCGCCTACGAACAGGTGAAGCGCTTCATCACCGACCATATCCAATCCGGCAAATGGGAAGCCGGGCGGCGTGTGCCGTCGGAGATCGAGCTCGTCGAGCAGCTTGGCGTCTCAAAAATGACCGTCAACCGCGCGATGCGCGAATTGACCGCGGCCGGAATCATCGTGCGCCGGCAAGGCGTCGGCTCCTTCGTGTCGAAGACGAAGCCCCAATCCGCCCTGCTCGAGATGCGCGATATCGCCGAGGAAATTGAGGCGCGCGGCAATCGGCACAGCGCCGAGATGAAGGTGCTGGAAACGATCACGCTGGAAAAATCCGATGCCGAAGCCATCGGAATGCGCCCGGGCCTGCGCGTGTTCCACTCGCTGATCGTCCATCGCGAGAACGACACGCCCGTCCAGCTCGAGGAACGGTGGATTGATCCCGCGGTGTTCCCGAATTATATCAGCGTCGATTTCTCCAAAGTGACGCCCTACCGCTATCTGCGCGGCAGCGTCGAGGCGACGGAGATCGAGCATATCATCCACGCGATTTTGCCGAACCCGCAGGCGCGCGAACTTCTGGAAGTGCCCGACGGCGAGCCGTGCCTGCTGCTGTTCCGGCGCACATGGGCCGGCGATACGCTGGCGACCAGCAGCCAATTCCTGTTCCCGGGTTCGAGCTACGCGCTCGGCAGCCGCTATCGCCTCGACAGTCTGGGTCAGCGCCCCAATTCCCTGCCCTTGTCGAGCCGAATCGCCGACGATGCGGCGTCGCAGGCCTTCGCCGGTCCCCGCCCCACCGGCGGCAAAAAACGGCGCGGCGCATGA
- a CDS encoding UxaA family hydrolase, which translates to MIGYLRPDGRKGVRDTILVVYLVECAHFVAREIASAFAPQKVQVIGFPGCYPNDYAFAMMRALCTHANVGAVALVSLGCEGFDRGELGSAIAASGRPTTTLTIQETGGTRRTIETGRRWVAATLESLKATPRVPLAWADLIVGTICGGSDGTSGITANPAIGRCFDTLVRDGAACIFTEAGELVGCEDFMASRSPDPAVADEVYRCLSKAATYDHAMGHGSFAPGNAEGGLTTQEEKSMGAYAKSGDSAIMGVLRPCERPARGGLFLVDDIPEGAPVFGYPNVNDNAKLAELIACGAQILLFSTGRGSVVGSAIAPVVKICANPDTFERLGDDMDINAGAILSGATTLDQVGAQIRDAITDICRGAETKSEALGHQEFILSYKTYGALGPSCLART; encoded by the coding sequence ATGATCGGCTATTTGCGTCCCGACGGCCGTAAAGGCGTGCGCGATACGATCCTCGTCGTCTATCTGGTCGAATGCGCGCATTTCGTCGCGCGGGAGATCGCGTCGGCCTTCGCACCCCAGAAGGTGCAGGTGATCGGTTTCCCCGGCTGCTACCCCAACGACTACGCCTTCGCGATGATGCGCGCTTTGTGCACCCATGCGAATGTGGGCGCGGTTGCGCTGGTCTCGCTCGGCTGCGAAGGCTTCGATCGCGGCGAACTCGGATCGGCGATCGCCGCATCGGGCCGACCGACCACGACGTTGACGATCCAAGAAACCGGCGGCACGAGGCGAACGATCGAGACGGGGCGGCGCTGGGTCGCCGCGACGCTCGAGTCGCTCAAAGCCACACCCCGAGTCCCCCTCGCCTGGGCCGACTTGATCGTCGGAACGATTTGCGGCGGGTCCGACGGAACCAGCGGAATCACGGCGAATCCAGCGATCGGCCGTTGCTTCGACACGCTTGTCCGCGACGGTGCGGCGTGTATTTTTACCGAAGCGGGAGAACTCGTCGGTTGCGAGGATTTCATGGCGTCACGCTCGCCTGATCCGGCCGTGGCCGACGAGGTTTATCGCTGCCTGTCGAAGGCGGCGACCTACGATCACGCAATGGGACATGGCAGCTTCGCGCCGGGCAACGCCGAAGGCGGCCTGACGACGCAGGAGGAGAAATCGATGGGCGCCTACGCGAAATCGGGCGATTCCGCGATCATGGGCGTGCTGCGCCCGTGCGAACGTCCGGCGCGTGGTGGGCTGTTCCTGGTCGACGATATCCCCGAAGGCGCGCCCGTTTTCGGTTATCCCAACGTCAACGACAACGCCAAGCTCGCCGAACTGATTGCCTGCGGCGCGCAGATCCTGCTGTTCTCCACCGGGCGCGGCTCGGTCGTCGGTTCGGCCATCGCGCCGGTCGTGAAGATCTGCGCCAATCCCGACACGTTCGAACGGCTGGGTGACGATATGGATATCAACGCCGGCGCCATTCTATCCGGTGCCACGACGCTCGATCAGGTCGGCGCGCAGATCCGCGACGCGATCACGGATATCTGCCGGGGTGCGGAAACGAAATCGGAAGCGCTCGGCCACCAGGAATTCATCCTTTCCTACAAAACTTACGGCGCGCTGGGCCCTTCCTGTCTGGCGCGGACATGA